A genomic window from Cotesia glomerata isolate CgM1 linkage group LG7, MPM_Cglom_v2.3, whole genome shotgun sequence includes:
- the LOC123269969 gene encoding LOW QUALITY PROTEIN: N6-adenosine-methyltransferase non-catalytic subunit-like (The sequence of the model RefSeq protein was modified relative to this genomic sequence to represent the inferred CDS: inserted 3 bases in 2 codons; substituted 6 bases at 6 genomic stop codons) codes for MATVNISLTLKSSLNLKDLNCKFNIILVXLPLKEYRRTCDANNVELXTXGQIMELNIEKVSANHSFVLFWCKKTDSSGMGRFRLRKXGFRCYEDICWICTNFDNLRNSKNLDSKAVFNRXEXHCLVEIKVTVRRSINGDFIHANVDIDSIISEEPEYGSIEKPVKVFHIIEHFCQERRXFYLFGKDSTIRLGXLIAGSELANINFNTDIYSGYFASSQTTTSYMERIEALRPKSPPSKDKVTK; via the exons ATGGCTACTGTCAACATTTCGTTGACATTAAAAAGTTCATTGAACTTGAAAGACTTAAACTGCAAGTTTAATATCATTTTGGTATAACTGCCATTGAAAGAGTATCGGAGAACCTGTGATGCGAATAATGTCGAGCTTTGAA AGGGCCAGATAATGgaattgaatattgaaaaagtttcagCGAACCACAGTTTTGTCTTGTTCTGGTGTAAAAAAACCGATAGTTCGGGTATGGGACGATTTCGTCTGCGCAAATGAGGCTTCCGTTGCTATGAAGATATCTGTTGGATCTGTACGAATTTTGATAATCTTAGAAACAGCAAGAATCTTGACAGCAAAGCAGTTTTCAACCG CGAATAACACTGTCTTGTGGAAATTAAAGTTACAGTTAGAAGGTCCATCAATGGTGATTTTATTCATGCGAATGTTGATATTGATTCAATCATTTCGGAGGAGCCTGAATATGGTTCTATTGAAAAGCCTGTGAAAGTTTTTCACATCATTGAACATTTTTGTCAAGAAAGAAGATG ATTCTATTTGTTTGGAAAAGATAGCACAATTCGTCTAGGCTGATTGATAGCTGGTTCCGAATTGGCCaacattaatttcaataccGACATATACAGTGGATATTTCGCATCCAGTCAAACAACAACCAGTTACATGGAGAGAATAGAAGCTTTGAGACCAAAGTCTCCACCTTCAAAGGACAAGGTCACGAAATGA
- the LOC123269971 gene encoding tigger transposable element-derived protein 6-like isoform X2: MNLYKKEVVHHVVKCIEDNVSAEINILQAMRFDRKAWFSVSKTTIANCFRKSGFKLHAFDSQGNEQEQEKETTTISDDVWALAINDDNQQLQFNEYVNIDEDVMTSGELTDNDIVSAAISPIETEEEKEEEEEATVEKVSKSDAEKALWTLHKYFEFSNINDKTIFDKLFAIEELLTADCNLKLTKMTEFYK, from the exons ATGAACCTCTATAA AAAAGAAGTCGTTCATCATGTTGTGAAATGTATAGAAGACAATGTAAGTGCTGAAATAAACATTTTACAAGCTATGAGATTCGATAGAAAAGCTTGGTTTTCTGTCAGTAAAACTACAATCGCAAATTGTTTTAGAAAATCAGGTTTCAAGTTACATGCGTTTGATTCACAAGGTAATGAACAAGaacaagaaaaagaaacaACTACGATTAGTGACGATGTTTGGGCTCTAGCAATAAATGATGACAACCAGCAACTGCAATTCAACGAATATGTCAATATTGATGAGGATGTGATGACTTCAGGGGAATTGACCGATAATGATATCGTTTCTGCAGCAA TCTCCCCTATAGAAACAGAAGaggaaaaagaagaagaagaagaagcaACAGTTGAGAAAGTATCCAAATCTGACGCGGAAAAAGCATTGTGGACATtgcataaatattttgaattttctaatattaatgataaaactatttttgacaaattatttgCTATTGAAGAATTGTTGACTGCTGATTGTAACTTAAAGCTAACTAAAATGACCGAATTCTATAAGTGA
- the LOC123269964 gene encoding hydroxylysine kinase, with protein sequence MASPVIERKIRPVVSDEIARKLVKKLYGLKVKNIQELNSYDDKNYRILCDPEFENPHVKKINHEGYVLKIMNLIDSKDKSCIEGQNEMMLYLNKCNIACSVPIKNIHGSYYSLEKLKNEDIAEHIVRLLIFCPGEILYNAKVTKELLFDVGKYVATLNEALRGFSHSSFKNRTHLWTLMEVPRLRDYLFVIKDESDKVLLGDIIKRFKKDVIGNLNRLDKGMIHGDLNEQNILINSEQNKVIGIIDFGDTQYSYLVFELAITLCYMIIQACDIEAGKYLISGYRSKKTLSNFEKSILKTAVCARLCQSLILGIYSHLNEPQNNYLTVTQKPGWKVIRELWVIEDDDVMKIWEL encoded by the exons ATGGCTTCACCAGTAATTGAGCGAAAAATAAGACCAGTAGTCAGTGATGAAATAGCTAGAaagctagtaaaaaaattatacggattgaaagtgaaaaatattcaagagtTGAATAgttatgatgataaaaattatcgaATACTTTGCGACCCCGAATTTGAAAACCCACATGTAAAAAAGATTAATCATGAAGGATATGTATTGAAGATTATGAATTTAATAGACTCTAAAGACAAAAGTTGTATTGAAGGGCAAAATGAAATGATgttgtatttaaataaatgcaaTATAGCTTGTTCCGTGCCGATAAAAAATATCCATGGTTCTTACTATTCCTtggaaaaactgaaaaatgaaGACATTGCTGAACATATC gtaCGCTTGTTGATTTTTTGCCCTGGAGAAATATTATACAATGCTAAAGTAACGAAAGAACTACTTTTTGATGTAGGAAAATACGTAGCTACTTTAAATGAAGCACTCCGTGGATTTTCTCATAgttcttttaaaaatcgtacTCACTTATGGACTCTTATGGAAGTACCACGATTGCGTGATTATTTGTTCGTTATTAAAGATGAAAGTGATAAAGTATTACTGGgagatataattaagagatttaaaaaagatGTTATCGGTAATCTTAATCGATTAGATAAAGGTATGATTCATGGCGATTTAAATGAACagaatattttgataaattccgAACAAAATAAAGTCATAGGGATTATTGACTTTGGTGATACTCAGTATTCGTACTTGGTATTTGAGTTAGCAATAACTTTGTGTTATATGATAATACAAGCTTGTGATATAGAAGCGGGAAAATATCTTATTAGCGGATATCGGAGTAAAAAGacattatcaaattttgaaaaaagtatcTTAAAAACGGCTGTTTGTGCTCGTTTGTGTCAAAgcttaattttaggaatttattCACATTTAAATGAGCcgcaaaataattatttaacggTTACACAAAAACCAGGATGGAAAGTTATTCGAGAACTTTGGGTAATTGAGGATGATGATGTTATGAAAATATGGGaactttga
- the LOC123269971 gene encoding tigger transposable element-derived protein 6-like isoform X1, translating into MPPLDHIKLIYLPANTTSRLQPLDQGVINNFKVFYRKEVVHHVVKCIEDNVSAEINILQAMRFDRKAWFSVSKTTIANCFRKSGFKLHAFDSQGNEQEQEKETTTISDDVWALAINDDNQQLQFNEYVNIDEDVMTSGELTDNDIVSAAISPIETEEEKEEEEEATVEKVSKSDAEKALWTLHKYFEFSNINDKTIFDKLFAIEELLTADCNLKLTKMTEFYK; encoded by the exons ATGCCTCCTTTAGATCACATTAAACTTATTTACTTGCCTGCAAATACGACAAGCAGACTACAACCATTAGACCAAGGTGTCatcaataatttcaaagttttttatagAAAAGAAGTCGTTCATCATGTTGTGAAATGTATAGAAGACAATGTAAGTGCTGAAATAAACATTTTACAAGCTATGAGATTCGATAGAAAAGCTTGGTTTTCTGTCAGTAAAACTACAATCGCAAATTGTTTTAGAAAATCAGGTTTCAAGTTACATGCGTTTGATTCACAAGGTAATGAACAAGaacaagaaaaagaaacaACTACGATTAGTGACGATGTTTGGGCTCTAGCAATAAATGATGACAACCAGCAACTGCAATTCAACGAATATGTCAATATTGATGAGGATGTGATGACTTCAGGGGAATTGACCGATAATGATATCGTTTCTGCAGCAA TCTCCCCTATAGAAACAGAAGaggaaaaagaagaagaagaagaagcaACAGTTGAGAAAGTATCCAAATCTGACGCGGAAAAAGCATTGTGGACATtgcataaatattttgaattttctaatattaatgataaaactatttttgacaaattatttgCTATTGAAGAATTGTTGACTGCTGATTGTAACTTAAAGCTAACTAAAATGACCGAATTCTATAAGTGA